The DNA segment CCTACCGAGTTCATGGCAAGTGCCGAGAACACTACAGGCACCATACCACCCACAAAGAGCATTGCCAGTACTGGTGCTTTAAAAATGTTAATACCATCTATCCCTGTAAAGGTAACATAGGCAGCAAACAACGCTAATGAAGTAAGTGCAGCCGAAGCAATAGCAAAACCTTTACCTGTTGCAGCTGTAGTATTCCCCACCGAGTCTAAAATATCGGTACGGGTACGTACTTCTTTAGGGAGTTCACTCATCTCGGCAATACCACCTGCATTGTCAGATATTGGTCCAAAAGCATCAATAGCAAGTTGCATTGCAGTTGTAGCCATCATAGCCGAAGCTGCAAGTGCTACACCATAAAAACCTGCAAAAGCATAAGATGACCAAATAGCAGCTGCAAATAATAGTACTGTTGGGAAAGTAGATATCATACCCGTAGCAAGTCCTGCTATAATATTAGTTCCTGCTCCAGTACTCGATTTTTGTACAATAGCAAGTATTGGTTTTTTACCAAGCCCTGTATAATATTCTGTAACCGATGATATAACACCACCTACTACTAAGCCCACCAAAGCAGCATAAAACACTCGGATAGACGATATATCTTTAGCACCTTCACCATAAAACTCCATTTTTATAGTATTTGGCAACATATAATTTATTAGGAAATAACATGAAATTGCAACCAATACTATAGAGACCCAATTACCTATATTAAGGGCTCCTTGCACCTGTGCTTCTTTGGCATCATTACTGCTTATTTTTACTAGCATAGTACCTATTATTGAGAATAATATCCCGAAACCTGCTATTGCCATAGGTAGTAATATTGGTCCTATACCTCCAAAGGCATCGGTAAAGCTAGGATTGTCTATTAAAATATCTCTTAGTACATAATTACCTAAAACCATTGCTGCAAGTACTGTTGCTACATACGACCCAAAAAGATCGGCACCCATACCTGCTACATCACCTACATTATCACCTACATTATCTGCAATAGTTGCAGGGTTACGAGGGTCATCTTCAGGAATACCTGCCTCTACTTTACCCACAAGGTCAGCCCCTACATCAGCAGCTTTAGTATAAATACCACCTCCTACACGGGCAAATAATGCTATAGATTCTGCTCCTAACGAAAAACCTGCAAGTGTTTCAAGTACTATTGTCATATCGGCAGCATTTGTCCATACACCTTCCATAAAATAATGAAAAAAGAAGATAAAAAACGCTGTTAGTCCTAATACGGCAAGACCTGCAACACCAAGCCCCATAACGGTACCACCGCCAAAAGAAACTTTTAATGCTTGTGGCAAACTGGTTCTTGCTGCTTGTGTAGTTCTAACATTGGTTTTGGTTGCTATTTTCATACCCATATTTCCAGCAAGTGCCGAAAATATTGCTCCAAAAATAAAAGCCACCACTATAAGCATATCAGTAGTAGGAACAAAATATGCAATTGCCGCAAGTGCTATACTGGCTGCTATTACAAAAAAGGTTAATAACCTATATTCTGCTTTCAAAAAGGCAAGTGCACCTTCATAGATGTGATCTGAAATTTCTTTCATTTTACCATCTCCGGCATCCTGCTTTAACACCCAGGATCTTTTTATTGCCATAAAAAGAAGACCCAGTACAGCCATTATAGCTGGCACGTAAATCATAATTGAATCCATAAATAATAGTTTGGTTTGTTGTTAAATTATTGTAAATATAACGAAACCAACGAAAAAAAAGCAATACCCATTAGTAGAATATTGCTTTTTCCTTATTTTATTATGAAATTCTAATTATCCAATACTGAACAATCCTTCTGGTCTATTCTCTATAGTATCAAAACGATCTACACACTTGTCTATAATTTCGCGAGCTTCATTTACATCGCCCCATCCGCCAACATCAACTTTCTTTTGCTCAAGATCTTTATATACTTGGAAGAAATGTTCTATCTCTTTTAATAGGTGTGGATTCATATCATCTAGATTTTCCAATTTGTTCCAAATTGGATCTGATACTGGCACACATACAATTTTTTCATCTGGTCCTTTTTCATCAGCCATATGGAAAACACCAATAGGTTTTACTTCCATTACACAACCAGGAAAAGTAGGCTCTGTAACCAACACTAATACATCAAGAGGATCTCCATCAAGTGCAAGAGTTTCAGGAATAAAACCATAATCGGCAGGATACATCATAGAAGAAAAAAGCATCCTGTCGTAGCGTATTTTTTTTAATTCGAAGTCATATTCATACTTGTTCCTGCTTCCCTTTGGGATTTCTATCAGAACATCAAATGTTTTTAGGTTTGCTGCAGACATATTATATATTTATTTCTTTTATTAAGCGATTGCAAAAGTAGCACAAAAATAGTGTTTTGCAAGTCTTTACAAGCCTATTAGGCATAGTAAATTAACATATTCACGTAAATTTAATGCAAAATATACATAAGGGTTTTTATGACTTTAATTATCATTATTACAAATAATGCCAATAACAACAACTAAAAAACTGACTTACAGAAACATATAGAAAAGTTACTACGAGAAATATATTTACATATTAAATAAACGAATACTACTCATTGACTTTCAATCAGTCTTAGTCTATTATTTGTAAAACATCAATTGTGTGATTCTTAGAAATGAAAACCAAAGACACCTTTTACAGTAAACTTATTGGCATCGGGTAGGTTAAGGTAGTTACCTCTCCATGCAAAGTCAATACGGAATACTCTAAAAATATTACCTATCCCTGCATGATATTCCCAATATATATCCTCGGGCGCTCTATAATCAATGCTTGATGCATTAAGCCTCCTGTTATCATCAGACACTGTACCATATACTCCTTTTACCCCTACTATTTCTCGTAGGTTTAGATCTCTTAATAATGGAATACGGGAGAACAACCTTCCGTTAAAATTATGTTCTAAGTGTAGCGACACATATTCATCTGCCACAAATTCATAATAATTCATTAGGTTATAAGTATTCGGAATAATAAAGTAAGACTGGTTACCCGGTATTACCCCCATAAGTCCTAGCGGTACTTCGCCAAATATTTTACCTGCCTCTAGCGTGGTAAAGAAACGCCCAAAACCACCTACTAATATGGGTTGCCTGTAATAAAACTGTAACTTTCTGTAATTAAAATCATTACTGGTAACACCATCAATACCGTGTGAAAAGTTAAGATATAATCTCGTATAATCGTCACTATCCACATCAGATCGTTCTACACCATACCCTATCGTTCTACGTCCTGGTGTATAATCTATCAGCAAGCCATATTCTAATTGCTCTACATAACCTTTTGTCCCTTTAGACGGGTCGTTAGGGTCTATAAAGTAATCGAGCCTAAAGGTATCATATGATGCCGACTTTAGTGTACGGTATGAGGTATTTGCTCTAAAAACAACATTCTTGAGCGGTTCTATCTCTACCGAAAAGTTACTAAAGTTTACTGAAGTAAGTTTACTATTGTCACCACTAGCAAACAATGCTGACGAAGCAAAACTCCTACCCAATACATCAGTAGAACCCGTAAGACTCACCCCTATCTGCTCTACATCTCGACGCGTACCTCCAGCAAGTATAATACGTTTCTTTTTGTCTACCATCCATTTTCCCGAAACACCATATTTAAACTGGTCATCTTTAAAACCATAAGCGGTATAACCTTCTATACGCCAAGGGTCATTTTGCCCAAAATAGGTACGCCCTCCAGTTCGAAGCCTTAATCCCTCTACATCATTATACCCAAAGCTTGAAAAAATAGGACCATAATCAAAATTACCCATCTGGTAATAGCCACTACCTAATGTAGCTACAAGGGTATACATTCGTTTAAACTTAGGTACTGTTTTTAACGTATCGAGCATTTTATAAACCGCTTTTTCGTCTTTGTTTAGCGATTCGAAACGATTATATGCCCAATACTCTTCAGATCGTTTATGTACAGAGTCGTTATAATAGTTCACCTCTTTAGCATAAAAATCTTTCGGCTTTTCAATATCAAATTCATAATCTCTAAAAAGCGTTGTACGCTTACCATATACCCCTTTCGATTCTTCTTTTTTACGCAGCGCAAAGTCTGACATCATATGGTCTCGCTTTAACAAAAACACCGAATCGTTCAGTACATCAAATTCCTGTTCTATATAAATATCTTTCACCCAGTTGATATTAGCTCCCTTACTGGCAGCCATACTTATTTTCTTTATGGCAAAAGTGGTATCGTTTACCCAAAAATTCCCTTTAAACGTAAGTTCATTTTTACGCCGCGGATAAAACACTATGTTATAGCACCACTTATCTTCTATATAAGTACTATCGTGCAACACATAGTTATACACATTAATACCCGTACGCGATAGCGGGCTCACAAAGTCTTTATCAAAAAAC comes from the Flavobacterium arcticum genome and includes:
- a CDS encoding DUF5686 and carboxypeptidase-like regulatory domain-containing protein, which translates into the protein MKRELLLLGFLLLLANTIFAQIKVSGVVLDKTNEPIPYANVYFKASSEGVITDENGKFYLESQNNHSIIVVSFVGFATEEIPLEKAVTYNMKVVLNDSQELKEVVLYSGKTSKKNNPALDILRKIWERRRKNGLKMFDQYQYDKYEKVEFDMNTIDSAFMASKIFRGMEFIFKHVDTSSVTGKTYLPIFINESLSEVYGDNTTNSEKEIQQANKNSGFSDNQQIIAFVKDLYADYDIYNNYLKFFDKDFVSPLSRTGINVYNYVLHDSTYIEDKWCYNIVFYPRRKNELTFKGNFWVNDTTFAIKKISMAASKGANINWVKDIYIEQEFDVLNDSVFLLKRDHMMSDFALRKKEESKGVYGKRTTLFRDYEFDIEKPKDFYAKEVNYYNDSVHKRSEEYWAYNRFESLNKDEKAVYKMLDTLKTVPKFKRMYTLVATLGSGYYQMGNFDYGPIFSSFGYNDVEGLRLRTGGRTYFGQNDPWRIEGYTAYGFKDDQFKYGVSGKWMVDKKKRIILAGGTRRDVEQIGVSLTGSTDVLGRSFASSALFASGDNSKLTSVNFSNFSVEIEPLKNVVFRANTSYRTLKSASYDTFRLDYFIDPNDPSKGTKGYVEQLEYGLLIDYTPGRRTIGYGVERSDVDSDDYTRLYLNFSHGIDGVTSNDFNYRKLQFYYRQPILVGGFGRFFTTLEAGKIFGEVPLGLMGVIPGNQSYFIIPNTYNLMNYYEFVADEYVSLHLEHNFNGRLFSRIPLLRDLNLREIVGVKGVYGTVSDDNRRLNASSIDYRAPEDIYWEYHAGIGNIFRVFRIDFAWRGNYLNLPDANKFTVKGVFGFHF
- a CDS encoding sodium-translocating pyrophosphatase, with translation MDSIMIYVPAIMAVLGLLFMAIKRSWVLKQDAGDGKMKEISDHIYEGALAFLKAEYRLLTFFVIAASIALAAIAYFVPTTDMLIVVAFIFGAIFSALAGNMGMKIATKTNVRTTQAARTSLPQALKVSFGGGTVMGLGVAGLAVLGLTAFFIFFFHYFMEGVWTNAADMTIVLETLAGFSLGAESIALFARVGGGIYTKAADVGADLVGKVEAGIPEDDPRNPATIADNVGDNVGDVAGMGADLFGSYVATVLAAMVLGNYVLRDILIDNPSFTDAFGGIGPILLPMAIAGFGILFSIIGTMLVKISSNDAKEAQVQGALNIGNWVSIVLVAISCYFLINYMLPNTIKMEFYGEGAKDISSIRVFYAALVGLVVGGVISSVTEYYTGLGKKPILAIVQKSSTGAGTNIIAGLATGMISTFPTVLLFAAAIWSSYAFAGFYGVALAASAMMATTAMQLAIDAFGPISDNAGGIAEMSELPKEVRTRTDILDSVGNTTAATGKGFAIASAALTSLALFAAYVTFTGIDGINIFKAPVLAMLFVGGMVPVVFSALAMNSVGKAAMEMVYEVRRQFKEIPGIMEGTGKPEYGKCVEISTQAALREMMLPGVLTIGFPIAIVLLGMFIYPENNQLVAEMLGGYMAGVTVSGVLWAVFQNNAGGAWDNAKKSFEAGVMINGEMTYKGSDAHKAAVTGDTVGDPFKDTSGPSMNILIKLTCLIGLVIAPILGGHGANDGLDVSHATVIEQPVIMGQESRKEISIDRQKDNDGNVTATVTISTYSSKEQLKTDEQVFSGTEEEVNNKITEFKDKLSE
- a CDS encoding inorganic diphosphatase, with the protein product MSAANLKTFDVLIEIPKGSRNKYEYDFELKKIRYDRMLFSSMMYPADYGFIPETLALDGDPLDVLVLVTEPTFPGCVMEVKPIGVFHMADEKGPDEKIVCVPVSDPIWNKLENLDDMNPHLLKEIEHFFQVYKDLEQKKVDVGGWGDVNEAREIIDKCVDRFDTIENRPEGLFSIG